A single genomic interval of Candidatus Bathyarchaeota archaeon harbors:
- a CDS encoding C-GCAxxG-C-C family protein: MRQRNTSLPEKAGAYFKQGYNCTQSVLLAMQEHYKLENELIPKIATAFGGRNRKMRLTMRSPNRRHNGNQNKTWNQPANPENREKAYTLAQKFYEQFVKECGSTYCRELIGYDLTNLEDLEKARKLNVFDKK, encoded by the coding sequence ATGCGACAAAGAAACACTTCCCTTCCCGAAAAAGCAGGGGCATACTTCAAGCAAGGCTACAACTGTACCCAAAGTGTTCTACTTGCAATGCAAGAACACTACAAACTCGAAAACGAGCTCATCCCGAAAATCGCTACGGCCTTCGGAGGCCGGAATCGGAAGATGCGGCTCACTATGCGGAGCCCTAACAGGCGCCATAATGGCAATCAGAATAAAACATGGAACCAACCAGCAAACCCAGAAAACCGAGAAAAAGCATACACACTAGCCCAGAAGTTTTATGAACAATTCGTAAAAGAATGCGGCAGCACTTATTGTCGAGAACTCATCGGATACGATCTAACCAATCTAGAAGACCTTGAGAAGGCTAGGAAGTTAAACGTGTTTGACAAAAAATGA
- a CDS encoding GNAT family N-acetyltransferase, with translation MLKIRRFVQGRDEKDWVRVWNAAHKEYDDMRQMTVDEFRIAEKAPNFDPEGRFIAELNEQPVGIIHAHVDKKRREKKGFMRSFGIIPEFRGKSIEEKLAETALKELKSRGMMIVQGWAADSREDRIRLWENLGFKLVRKFSLMKGDLDEIPSGIGENEEVVLTTVRKDSDEDLKMLNWLGNECFKEHFNYRPGTVEETIYFLRKDPFFRVQEWFFVSLGEEHVGYIGVGVDEKYNVERNVKCGWIMDIGVLKPDRIRGIGTRLMLQGMGTLKDKGMTMAMLGVDDWNVTKAMKLYEKVGFKVTKKDLTYERNLE, from the coding sequence TTGTTGAAAATTAGGCGTTTCGTTCAAGGAAGAGATGAAAAAGACTGGGTTAGAGTATGGAATGCAGCGCACAAGGAATATGACGATATGAGGCAAATGACGGTGGACGAATTTAGGATTGCTGAAAAAGCACCTAATTTTGATCCTGAAGGGAGATTTATTGCAGAACTGAATGAGCAGCCAGTTGGAATTATTCATGCCCATGTTGACAAAAAAAGAAGGGAAAAGAAGGGGTTCATGAGATCTTTTGGCATTATTCCTGAGTTTCGAGGTAAAAGCATAGAAGAAAAACTTGCGGAAACTGCTCTGAAGGAGTTAAAGAGTCGGGGGATGATGATTGTTCAAGGGTGGGCTGCCGATAGCAGGGAAGATAGGATTCGCCTTTGGGAGAACCTGGGGTTTAAACTGGTTCGTAAGTTTAGCTTAATGAAAGGAGACTTGGATGAGATTCCTTCAGGTATTGGAGAAAACGAGGAAGTGGTGCTGACAACGGTTAGAAAAGATTCGGACGAGGATTTGAAAATGCTTAATTGGCTTGGTAACGAATGCTTCAAGGAACACTTCAACTATAGACCTGGCACTGTTGAAGAGACGATTTATTTTCTGCGAAAAGATCCGTTTTTCAGGGTTCAAGAATGGTTCTTCGTTAGTCTGGGTGAGGAACACGTGGGGTATATCGGAGTAGGTGTTGATGAGAAGTATAATGTTGAGAGGAATGTTAAGTGTGGGTGGATCATGGATATCGGTGTGTTGAAGCCTGACAGAATACGAGGGATTGGAACTAGATTGATGTTGCAGGGTATGGGGACGCTGAAGGATAAGGGTATGACTATGGCGATGTTGGGCGTAGACGATTGGAATGTGACGAAGGCGATGAAATTATATGAGAAGGTTGGCTTCAAAGTGACCAAGAAGGATCTGACTTACGAAAGAAACCTTGAATAG
- a CDS encoding tRNA (pseudouridine(54)-N(1))-methyltransferase TrmY: MREFILYSRRGKTDGNFESLREAGRLDVVYQCLLLGLFTSGAIRRNVVFHVILGGPPCPPLCLTVDGHIVRDVRTDERTWEEILRKVLSGDSHQGISVEKESLQGLVRKKRNVFVLEEKGEDIWNVEFGEDPVFVLGDQVGLPKKDEKYILRFGRKISLGKRPYLAATCVDVINYLADLQNIL; encoded by the coding sequence ATGAGAGAGTTTATCTTGTATTCTCGTCGGGGCAAAACCGATGGTAATTTCGAAAGCTTGAGGGAGGCTGGTAGGTTAGACGTTGTTTATCAATGTCTGCTTTTGGGTTTGTTTACTTCTGGCGCCATAAGGCGTAACGTTGTCTTTCATGTTATCTTGGGTGGACCACCTTGTCCTCCACTTTGCTTAACTGTGGATGGACACATTGTTCGGGATGTGAGAACCGACGAGCGGACTTGGGAGGAAATCCTTAGAAAGGTTTTGTCTGGTGACTCACATCAGGGAATAAGTGTTGAGAAGGAGAGTTTGCAAGGGCTTGTGAGGAAAAAGCGGAACGTATTTGTTCTTGAGGAGAAAGGTGAAGACATTTGGAATGTGGAGTTTGGGGAGGATCCTGTGTTTGTTTTGGGCGATCAGGTGGGGCTGCCGAAGAAAGACGAAAAATATATTCTGCGTTTCGGTAGGAAAATCTCTCTAGGCAAAAGACCATATCTTGCAGCAACCTGCGTCGACGTTATTAACTATCTTGCCGATCTACAAAACATACTTTAG